Proteins encoded in a region of the Halorussus sp. MSC15.2 genome:
- a CDS encoding NUDIX domain-containing protein, translated as MIAVSPDYCPDCGSDLSTTDFEGRDRDYCPSCERTWWRQSVPTTSVTVREADRVLLIQRSAGRDAGRWDLPAGHPEHDEPAREAVARELREETGLAVAPHDLDLVGTVLSEGPRANYRSINYRTDRAATDGEVTAGSDAADARFVPVESVRAGDVDVRNLGRLRLRDSGVLE; from the coding sequence ATGATAGCAGTCTCACCGGACTACTGTCCCGACTGCGGGAGCGACCTCTCGACGACCGATTTCGAGGGCCGGGACCGCGACTACTGCCCGTCGTGCGAGCGGACGTGGTGGCGGCAGTCGGTGCCGACGACTAGCGTGACCGTCCGCGAGGCGGACCGCGTCCTGCTCATCCAGCGGTCCGCCGGTCGCGACGCCGGTCGGTGGGACCTCCCCGCTGGCCATCCCGAACACGACGAACCCGCCCGCGAGGCCGTCGCCCGCGAACTCCGGGAGGAGACCGGACTCGCGGTGGCCCCCCACGACCTCGACCTCGTGGGAACGGTGCTTTCGGAGGGACCCCGGGCGAACTACCGGTCGATAAACTACCGGACCGACCGCGCCGCGACCGACGGCGAGGTGACGGCCGGGTCGGACGCGGCCGACGCCCGGTTCGTCCCCGTCGAGTCGGTCCGGGCGGGCGACGTGGACGTTCGGAACCTCGGGCGACTCCGCCTGCG